The window TCTCCAGGTGGATGAAAGACCCCCTTTCCGCCCCTGCCGAGGCCCAAGGTTCGGCCCGGGAAATTCTCCGGGCCGCGGACCGACCCAGCCGATTCCTGGCCTCCCTTGCGGCACCCGCTGATCTTGCGCCTGCCATGCCCCGGCCTCCAACAGTGCTCATCCGCTATCCCCTTCCACTCCACCTCCCGGATCCCCTGGACCGGGCTGTCCGCATTCTCCTGGATGCCCTTGGACGGGCCCACGAATGGCTGACTCCCCTGACGGAGAATCTCCACCCCGGCGAGGCCGCGCTCCTCGAGAAATACCTTTATCCCTCCGGTGTCCCCGGGATGGTTGAGGACCAGGACTCCGAAGACCTTTTCCGAATCGAAGAGGCGCGACAAGCCTTGGCGGCCGCCGAGAAGACCGATCGGAAAGCGATTCTCCGTGCCGGCCTGGTTCTCGCCGAGGCCCTGGAAAGGGCTGCGGATCTGCTTCAAAGGGAAGGGGCTCTATTGGCGGATTTTCCATCCCTTTCCTTCATGACCCCGATCGGCAGGGTGGTGATCGGCGGCACGGGGCCGGATATCCACGAGGGAGAGGCGGCCCTGGTCCTGGACCTGGGAGGAGACGACCTTTACCGGGGCCCGGTTGCCTCGGGCCGTGACGGAAAATGCTCGCTGGTCCTGGACCTGCGGGGAAATGATTCCTACATAGGCGGTGACCTTTCCCAGGGGGCGGGACTGCGGGGAATCGGCATCCTCTGGGATATGGGCGGAGACGATCTTTACAGCGCGGGACGGTGCTCCCAGGGAGCAGGCATTTTCGGAATCGGGCTGCTGCTTGACGGCGGCGGTTCGGATACCTACCTCGGAGAAAGTTTCACCCAGGCCGCATCCCTCTGGGGATGGGGAGGGCTTGCCGACCTCGGAGGAGAAGACGTCTACCTGTGCCGTAAGGCCGGACAGGCCTACGCCGAGGTTCTCGGCGTCTCCTGCCTGGCAGATCTTTCCGGAAACGACCGCTACCTGGCAGGCAGAAAAACACCCGACCGAAGGGAACCCGGCATGAACCAAAGCATGGCCCAGGGATTCGCCGTTGGGATGCGGAACCTCACCGGGGGAGGATTCGCCCTCCTGGCCGACGCCACGGGAAACGACCACTACCAATGCCAGTATTTCGGTCAGGGGGCCTCTTACTGGATGGGTGTGGGGGTGCTCTACGATGAACGGGGCAAGGACACCTATGTTGCAAGGCGATATGCCCAAGGGGCCGGGATTCATTATTCCCTTGGCATGCTCCTGGACGCGGATGGAGACGATCACACCGTCTCCTGGGCGGTCTCCCAGGGCTGCGGCCACGACTGCGGGGTGGGCCTCCTCATAAATGAGAGCGGGCAGGACACCTATTTTTCGGACTGGCTGTGCCTCGGGGCCTCTGAGGCCAACGGAATCGGCCTGTTCGTGGATAACGGGGGCGACGACGGATACGACAACAAGAGCGGAATGGGAGTGGGACATCTCACGAAATCAAGGCGGTCGGGAGGGCTTGGAATCTTCCTGGACGCCGGGGGCAAGGACAGGTACTCGTCCCCGGGCGGGAACGGCCGAACCTGGGGCTCTACCCCATGGGGCGTAGGAATCGACGGCGAGCAAAGGGTCTCCTCCAGTCCCCACCTGGCTCTCCCCGAGTCCCCGCCGAAAAAGCCCGAACCTGCGCGACTTGAAAAGGAGGAGGAGAAAGCGCGGCTGCTGAAACAGATGGACAGGGCGCAACAGGCCCCCCTTCCCGAAAAGGTGCAGAGGCTGCTGGCTGTGGCATCACATTGGGGCCATGAAAGAGAACTCCCGGTAGAGGCAAAGGAAGAACTACTCGAACTCCCGGGCCGGGAATCCTCCCCGGTCATGGTGAATCTACTGGATACACCCGACGTATTGAGTCTCCTTTTCATGGACCGCTTTTTCATGGTGCACGCCTTCCAGTCCCTTTCTTTTTTGAGAAAGAAACTGGAATCCGCCGGCCCCTTGCTTGCCTCCAGGATCCTTTTCCAGCTCGGAAGGCTCAGGGATTCCAAAGACGTTGCGAGCTGTTTGTCTTTCTTGGACCATCCTTCCTGGAAGGTGAGGGCGCAAGCCATACGGGCCCTGGGTCAGACCCTGGAGAAAAAACGCCTGAGAGACTTGCTCCCCATGCGGGAGGCCTTTATCAAGGCCCGGACCTGTAAGTCTCCGAAACCCATTGACACCTATCTCCTTAAGAAGGGAAATCCCGCCAAGGCCCTTTCCGTCTTGGCACGGGCCGTGCCCCTGGATTACCGCACTTACAAGCGCTTCGAAAAGGGGCCGGTCACGGGAGAGGGGAAAAAATATTACAGGGATTGTGCCGGCCTCCTCTTCCGTCATTCAGAAAGAGTGATCTCCACCCTTGAAAGCTGGATAGAGAGTATAGAGAATTCCGACCCGATCGGGAAGCGCATCGCCCATTACCTAGGTGACCCGGACCCCGCCATTAGAAAGGCGGCGGTTTACGCCCTGGGACAAATGGAGTACTCCCCCGCCCTTCCCGGGATCATCCATACCTTGTATGACACCGACAGGTGGGTGCGGGATGCGGCTGTCCTCTCACTTGCACGCTTCGGAGACAGTGCAGTCGATCTCCTCGCATCCGCTCTGAAAAAGTCATCTAGACCTTCTTCCCGGATCCTTTTACTCAGGGCCCTAGGAAGGATCAAAGGCCCCAGGGTGGAAGAAGCCATCCGACCCTATCTCGAGGATCCCCACCCAGGGGTGAGACGGGCCGCTGAAAGCGCCTTGGATAAGCAGGGACGTCAATGAAATTTAGATATTCGAAATATGAAATTAGGAATGTCCCGCTTTATCCAAACGTGAACCGGTTCAAGGGCGTTTTATCGGAAATCCGGATCCTGCCGGAGATCGTCAGGCTCCGGGTAGTCGTCGGGGAGACCCCGCTCCGGGTTGAGATGCCCCATCAGACCTTTGATTGGGGCTCCGGAAAGGGCAGGATGTCTTCTTAATCATCAAATTGAGGAGAGTAAAGGTGATTATGAATAAGGACGACCCCTTTTCGCTTTTCACGGTTCAGCAGGTCTCCTTCAAGATATTTCGAATGATTTCAACGCT is drawn from Deltaproteobacteria bacterium and contains these coding sequences:
- a CDS encoding HEAT repeat domain-containing protein, encoding MSKKDVYMRPDLSGSDFVFGLFSRWMKDPLSAPAEAQGSAREILRAADRPSRFLASLAAPADLAPAMPRPPTVLIRYPLPLHLPDPLDRAVRILLDALGRAHEWLTPLTENLHPGEAALLEKYLYPSGVPGMVEDQDSEDLFRIEEARQALAAAEKTDRKAILRAGLVLAEALERAADLLQREGALLADFPSLSFMTPIGRVVIGGTGPDIHEGEAALVLDLGGDDLYRGPVASGRDGKCSLVLDLRGNDSYIGGDLSQGAGLRGIGILWDMGGDDLYSAGRCSQGAGIFGIGLLLDGGGSDTYLGESFTQAASLWGWGGLADLGGEDVYLCRKAGQAYAEVLGVSCLADLSGNDRYLAGRKTPDRREPGMNQSMAQGFAVGMRNLTGGGFALLADATGNDHYQCQYFGQGASYWMGVGVLYDERGKDTYVARRYAQGAGIHYSLGMLLDADGDDHTVSWAVSQGCGHDCGVGLLINESGQDTYFSDWLCLGASEANGIGLFVDNGGDDGYDNKSGMGVGHLTKSRRSGGLGIFLDAGGKDRYSSPGGNGRTWGSTPWGVGIDGEQRVSSSPHLALPESPPKKPEPARLEKEEEKARLLKQMDRAQQAPLPEKVQRLLAVASHWGHERELPVEAKEELLELPGRESSPVMVNLLDTPDVLSLLFMDRFFMVHAFQSLSFLRKKLESAGPLLASRILFQLGRLRDSKDVASCLSFLDHPSWKVRAQAIRALGQTLEKKRLRDLLPMREAFIKARTCKSPKPIDTYLLKKGNPAKALSVLARAVPLDYRTYKRFEKGPVTGEGKKYYRDCAGLLFRHSERVISTLESWIESIENSDPIGKRIAHYLGDPDPAIRKAAVYALGQMEYSPALPGIIHTLYDTDRWVRDAAVLSLARFGDSAVDLLASALKKSSRPSSRILLLRALGRIKGPRVEEAIRPYLEDPHPGVRRAAESALDKQGRQ